In Mus musculus strain C57BL/6J chromosome 9, GRCm38.p6 C57BL/6J, one genomic interval encodes:
- the Amt gene encoding aminomethyltransferase, mitochondrial isoform X1: MKKLPFMTSAVMEVFGVSGCRVTRCGYTGEDGVEISVPATGAVHLATTLLKNPEVKLAGLAARDSLRLEAGLCLYGNDIDEHTTPVEGSLSWTLGKRRRIAMDFPGAKIIVPQLKGEVQRRRVGLICEGAPVRAHSPILNTEGTVIGTVTSGCPSPSLKKNVAMGYVPFKYSRPGTQLLVEVRRKQQMTVVSKMPFVPTNYYTLK, encoded by the exons ATGAAGAAACTACCCTTCATGACAAGTGCTGTGATGGAGGTGTTCGGTGTGTCTGGCTGTCGTGTGACCCGCTGTGGCTACACAGGAGAAGATGGTGTTGAG ATATCAGTCCCAGCAACAGGGGCAGTCCACTTGGCAACTACTCTGTTGAAAAATCCAGAGGTAAAGCTGGCAGGACTAGCAGCCCGAGATAGCCTGCGCCTGGAGGCAGGCCTCTGTCTGTATGGGAATGACATCGATGAACATACTACACCTGTGGAGGGCAGCCTCAGCTGGACACTGG GGAAGCGCCGCCGCATTGCTATGGACTTCCCAGGAGCCAAAATCATTGTTCCCCAACTGAAGGGTGAGGTACAGCGGAGACGTGTGGGGCTGATATGTGAAGGGGCTCCAGTGAGAGCACACAGTCCTATTTTGAACACAGAAGGCACTGTGATAG GTACTGTGACCAGTGGCTGCCCTTCACCCAGCCTGAAGAAAAATGTGGCGATGGGTTATGTGCCATTTAAGTACAGTCGACCAGGGACACAGCTGCTGGTGGAAGTCCGGCGGAAGCAGCAAATGACAGTGGTTAGCAAAATGCCCTTTGTGCCCACCAACTATTATACTCTCAAGTGA
- the Amt gene encoding aminomethyltransferase, mitochondrial precursor, which produces MHRIVSVVAPLGFRLQAQPLVQSRPLSSVQDVLRRTPLYDFHLAHGGKMVAFAGWSLPVQYRDSHVDSHLHTRRHCSLFDVSHMLQTKIFGCDRVKLLESVVVGDIAELRPNQGTLSLFTNEAGGILDDLIVSNTSEGHLYVVSNAGCRDKDLALMQDKVKEFQNRGLDVGLEVVENALLALQGPTATQVLQAGVTDDMKKLPFMTSAVMEVFGVSGCRVTRCGYTGEDGVEISVPATGAVHLATTLLKNPEVKLAGLAARDSLRLEAGLCLYGNDIDEHTTPVEGSLSWTLGKRRRIAMDFPGAKIIVPQLKGEVQRRRVGLICEGAPVRAHSPILNTEGTVIGTVTSGCPSPSLKKNVAMGYVPFKYSRPGTQLLVEVRRKQQMTVVSKMPFVPTNYYTLK; this is translated from the exons ATGCATCGGATAGTCAGTGTGGTAGCCCCTCTGGGTTTTCGCCTGCAGGCACAACCCTTGGTCCAGAGTCGCCCACTCAGTTCTGTACAG GATGTGCTCCGCAGGACTCCACTCTATGACTTCCACCTAGCTCATGGAGGAAAAATGGTGGCGTTTGCAGGGTGGAGTCTGCCTGTACAATACCGTGACAGTCATGTTGATTCACACCTGCACACACGCCGGCATTGCTCTCTCTTTGATGTGTCCCACATGCTACAG ACCAAGATATTTGGCTGTGACCGAGTGAAGCTGCTGGAGAGTGTAGTGGTTGGAGACATTGCGGAACTAAGGCCTAACCAG GGAACACTCTCTTTGTTTACCAACGAAGCTGGAGGCATCTTAGACGACTTGATTGTAAGCAATACTTCTGAGGGGCACCTGTATGTAGTATCCAATGCTGGCTGCCGGGACAAGGACTTGGCTCTCATGCAG GACAAGGTCAAGGAGTTCCAGAACAGGGGCCTGGATGTAGGCCTGGAGGTGGTAGAGAATGCCCTGTTAGCTCTGCAAG GACCCACGGCAACACAGGTGTTACAGGCTGGGGTGACAGATGATATGAAGAAACTACCCTTCATGACAAGTGCTGTGATGGAGGTGTTCGGTGTGTCTGGCTGTCGTGTGACCCGCTGTGGCTACACAGGAGAAGATGGTGTTGAG ATATCAGTCCCAGCAACAGGGGCAGTCCACTTGGCAACTACTCTGTTGAAAAATCCAGAGGTAAAGCTGGCAGGACTAGCAGCCCGAGATAGCCTGCGCCTGGAGGCAGGCCTCTGTCTGTATGGGAATGACATCGATGAACATACTACACCTGTGGAGGGCAGCCTCAGCTGGACACTGG GGAAGCGCCGCCGCATTGCTATGGACTTCCCAGGAGCCAAAATCATTGTTCCCCAACTGAAGGGTGAGGTACAGCGGAGACGTGTGGGGCTGATATGTGAAGGGGCTCCAGTGAGAGCACACAGTCCTATTTTGAACACAGAAGGCACTGTGATAG GTACTGTGACCAGTGGCTGCCCTTCACCCAGCCTGAAGAAAAATGTGGCGATGGGTTATGTGCCATTTAAGTACAGTCGACCAGGGACACAGCTGCTGGTGGAAGTCCGGCGGAAGCAGCAAATGACAGTGGTTAGCAAAATGCCCTTTGTGCCCACCAACTATTATACTCTCAAGTGA
- the Nicn1 gene encoding nicolin-1 isoform 2 (isoform 2 is encoded by transcript variant 2) — MSRVLVPCHVKSTVALQVGDMRTSQGRPGVLVVDVTFPNIAPFELQEIMFKNYYTAFLSIRVRQQSSMHTAAKWVTCLRDYCLMPDPHSEEGAQDYVSLFKHQMLCDMNRVLELRLILRQPSPLWLSFTVEELQIYQQGPKSPSLAFPKWLSHPVSNEQPAPRLEQGLPDPSRVSSEVQQMWALTEMIRASHTSTRIGRFDVDGCYDLNLLSYT; from the exons ATGTCCCGTGTGTTGGTGCCCTGTCATGTGAAAAGCACTGTAGCCCTGCAAGTGGGCGACATGAGGACCTCTCAAGGTCGGCCTGGCGTGCTGGTCGTCGATGTCACTTTTCCCAACATCGCGCCTTTCGAG TTGCAGGAGATCATGTTTAAGAATTACTACACAGCTTTCTTGAGCATCCGTGTTCGTCAACAAAGCTCCATGCACACAGCAGCCAAGTGGGTAACTTGTCTTCGGGATTACTGTTTGATGCCTGACCCACACAGTGAAGAGGGAGCCCAGGACTATGTATCACTGTTCAAGCACCAG ATGCTGTGTGACATGAACAGAGTGCTGGAGCTGCGTCTGATTCTGCGGCAGCCATCACCACTGTGGCTGTCTTTCACAGTGGAGGAACTGCAGATCTACCAACAGGGACCAAAG AGCCCCTCCTTGGCGTTCCCCAAGTGGCTTTCCCACCCAGTGTCCAATGAGCAGCCTGCTCCCCGCCTTGAG CAGGGTCTCCCAGATCCCAGCAGAGTGTCCTCTGAGGTGCAGCAGATGTGGGCACTGACAGAGATGATTCGGGCTAGTCACACTTCCACGAGGATCGGCCGCTTCGAC GTGGATGGCTGTTATGATCTGAATTTACTCTCCTACACATGA
- the Nicn1 gene encoding nicolin-1 isoform 1 (isoform 1 is encoded by transcript variant 1) — MSRVLVPCHVKSTVALQVGDMRTSQGRPGVLVVDVTFPNIAPFELQEIMFKNYYTAFLSIRVRQQSSMHTAAKWVTCLRDYCLMPDPHSEEGAQDYVSLFKHQMLCDMNRVLELRLILRQPSPLWLSFTVEELQIYQQGPKSPSLAFPKWLSHPVSNEQPAPRLEGLPDPSRVSSEVQQMWALTEMIRASHTSTRIGRFDVDGCYDLNLLSYT; from the exons ATGTCCCGTGTGTTGGTGCCCTGTCATGTGAAAAGCACTGTAGCCCTGCAAGTGGGCGACATGAGGACCTCTCAAGGTCGGCCTGGCGTGCTGGTCGTCGATGTCACTTTTCCCAACATCGCGCCTTTCGAG TTGCAGGAGATCATGTTTAAGAATTACTACACAGCTTTCTTGAGCATCCGTGTTCGTCAACAAAGCTCCATGCACACAGCAGCCAAGTGGGTAACTTGTCTTCGGGATTACTGTTTGATGCCTGACCCACACAGTGAAGAGGGAGCCCAGGACTATGTATCACTGTTCAAGCACCAG ATGCTGTGTGACATGAACAGAGTGCTGGAGCTGCGTCTGATTCTGCGGCAGCCATCACCACTGTGGCTGTCTTTCACAGTGGAGGAACTGCAGATCTACCAACAGGGACCAAAG AGCCCCTCCTTGGCGTTCCCCAAGTGGCTTTCCCACCCAGTGTCCAATGAGCAGCCTGCTCCCCGCCTTGAG GGTCTCCCAGATCCCAGCAGAGTGTCCTCTGAGGTGCAGCAGATGTGGGCACTGACAGAGATGATTCGGGCTAGTCACACTTCCACGAGGATCGGCCGCTTCGAC GTGGATGGCTGTTATGATCTGAATTTACTCTCCTACACATGA